From a region of the Aeoliella mucimassa genome:
- a CDS encoding helix-turn-helix domain-containing protein, with product MGRVRVLDETKKREICTLLTAGMSYQRIASYVGCSRKTIVNERRVDELFDQRLRQARVAHELSPLHAMRKFAATHWRAAAWMLEREERLERARREERRQQQLQPSDIEQLAQRAHDLVKHADIIQLTGQPIAEQVAQLIRDAAGQHESARSADLDDWELDDWGEGDWDTEELDEGEVDCDEFASDEPDSDNLEPEETEPAREPLEVADEAPEEPVEACDASSPADVEGAENSFPRGNLSTEDSPPSASENRVNPEENAASDPREIDSHSIELGKVGNNRPDNNSPVGMPTIALPDSLSGCAAG from the coding sequence ATGGGACGAGTAAGAGTGCTGGATGAGACCAAAAAACGCGAGATTTGCACGTTGCTGACCGCCGGGATGAGCTACCAGCGGATTGCCAGCTACGTGGGGTGTAGCCGCAAGACGATCGTGAACGAGCGACGCGTTGACGAGTTGTTCGACCAGCGGTTGCGGCAAGCTCGGGTTGCGCATGAGCTGAGCCCGCTGCATGCGATGCGTAAGTTCGCTGCGACCCACTGGCGGGCGGCCGCCTGGATGCTGGAACGCGAGGAACGCCTGGAGCGGGCGCGGCGCGAGGAGCGTCGTCAGCAGCAGTTACAGCCGAGCGATATCGAACAACTCGCCCAGCGGGCGCACGACCTGGTGAAGCATGCGGATATCATCCAACTTACCGGGCAGCCGATCGCCGAGCAGGTGGCCCAACTGATCCGCGATGCGGCCGGCCAGCACGAGTCGGCCCGCAGTGCGGATCTAGACGATTGGGAGCTAGATGACTGGGGCGAGGGCGATTGGGACACCGAAGAGTTGGACGAGGGCGAAGTGGACTGCGACGAGTTCGCTTCTGACGAGCCCGATTCCGATAATCTGGAGCCCGAGGAGACTGAGCCTGCACGCGAACCGTTGGAGGTCGCCGACGAAGCTCCCGAAGAGCCTGTCGAAGCCTGCGATGCGTCGTCGCCGGCGGATGTGGAAGGCGCTGAGAATAGTTTCCCACGTGGGAATCTATCGACGGAGGATTCTCCCCCGAGCGCGAGTGAAAACCGCGTAAATCCCGAGGAAAACGCAGCGTCGGACCCGCGCGAAATAGATTCCCACTCGATCGAGTTGGGCAAAGTGGGAAACAATCGCCCGGATAATAACTCGCCGGTCGGAATGCCGACTATCGCGCTGCCCGACTCGCTTTCGGGCTGTGCAGCTGGCTAG